A single region of the Anaerostipes rhamnosivorans genome encodes:
- a CDS encoding aldo/keto reductase: protein MDYVEIKGLDTPVSKIFFGTAWIHPGLKEDADEQLKRYIEVGGNVIDTGRFYFGGKAEDYLKVWIQENPELRKKVMFTNKACHHYVDENNIHFPEQQRVNPECIDEDLHFSLKKLGLDHFDIYMLHRDNPEVPVGPLFDKLEQYHREGKITVYGVSNWTKERIEEAQAYCKEKGYAGIAVNSCSYSLATVTKPRWERTVYATDEYAKWCTEQDITILSWGSQGNGFFGNYPFPKGTCVTQDFVDAFGTTANFEKFRRAKELAEERGVSTSNIAYAYIFNQDLKIAGITGCRNVHEFNNSLIGLDLTLTEPEIDYLALRKDFI from the coding sequence ATGGATTATGTAGAAATTAAAGGTTTGGATACGCCGGTCTCTAAAATATTTTTTGGAACCGCATGGATTCATCCGGGTCTGAAAGAGGATGCGGACGAACAGCTCAAACGTTACATCGAGGTCGGTGGAAATGTGATTGACACCGGAAGATTTTATTTTGGAGGAAAAGCCGAAGATTATCTGAAAGTATGGATCCAGGAGAATCCTGAATTAAGGAAAAAAGTGATGTTCACAAACAAAGCATGTCATCATTATGTAGATGAAAACAACATTCATTTTCCGGAACAGCAGAGGGTGAATCCAGAGTGTATCGATGAAGATCTTCATTTCAGTTTAAAGAAGCTGGGCCTTGATCATTTTGATATTTATATGCTTCACAGAGATAATCCGGAAGTACCGGTAGGTCCGTTATTTGATAAATTGGAACAGTACCACAGAGAAGGAAAGATTACCGTTTATGGGGTCAGCAACTGGACCAAAGAAAGAATTGAAGAAGCACAGGCTTACTGCAAAGAAAAAGGATATGCGGGGATTGCAGTTAACAGCTGTTCCTACAGTCTGGCAACCGTGACAAAGCCAAGATGGGAACGCACTGTATACGCCACGGATGAGTATGCGAAATGGTGTACCGAGCAGGACATCACGATCCTTTCCTGGGGATCACAGGGAAATGGATTTTTTGGAAATTATCCGTTCCCGAAAGGAACCTGTGTGACACAGGATTTTGTGGATGCATTCGGGACAACGGCGAACTTTGAGAAATTCCGCAGAGCAAAAGAACTGGCGGAAGAGCGCGGAGTTAGCACATCCAACATCGCATATGCTTACATATTTAATCAGGATCTGAAGATCGCTGGGATCACAGGATGCAGAAACGTACATGAATTTAACAACTCTCTGATCGGACTGGATCTTACACTGACAGAACCAGAGATCGACTATCTGGCTTTAAGAAAGGATTTTATATAA
- the aroD gene encoding type I 3-dehydroquinate dehydratase, giving the protein MEAVKVRNINIGEGVPKICVPVVGVTKEEILAAAKTMKDIPVDVVEWRVDWFEHVFETEKVIEAAREIREALGEIPLLFTFRTKKEGGEKEIGPEAYSELIQKVSESGFVDMVDIELFTGDVIVKNTIQVVHEYGVKVIISNHDFDKTPGKEEIINRLKKMQELGADIPKIAVMPNEKKDVLTLLDATREMYENYAEKPLITMSMAGMGVVSRLCGEEFGSALTFGAAGKASAPGQVSVEKLKNVLTLLHECRA; this is encoded by the coding sequence ATGGAAGCAGTGAAGGTAAGAAATATTAATATCGGGGAAGGGGTTCCAAAGATTTGCGTGCCAGTAGTGGGAGTCACAAAAGAAGAGATCCTTGCGGCAGCAAAGACCATGAAGGATATTCCAGTAGATGTAGTTGAGTGGCGCGTGGACTGGTTTGAACATGTATTTGAGACTGAAAAAGTTATTGAGGCAGCTCGTGAGATTCGTGAGGCACTCGGAGAGATTCCTTTGTTATTTACATTCCGCACAAAAAAAGAGGGCGGAGAAAAAGAAATCGGGCCGGAAGCTTACAGTGAGCTGATCCAAAAGGTTTCCGAGAGTGGTTTTGTGGATATGGTAGATATTGAACTTTTTACCGGCGATGTCATTGTAAAAAATACGATTCAGGTTGTTCATGAATATGGGGTTAAAGTTATCATCTCCAACCATGATTTTGACAAGACACCGGGAAAAGAAGAGATTATCAACCGCCTTAAGAAAATGCAGGAATTAGGGGCGGATATCCCGAAAATTGCGGTAATGCCAAATGAGAAAAAAGATGTGCTTACACTTTTAGATGCCACAAGAGAAATGTATGAAAACTACGCTGAAAAACCGTTGATCACCATGTCTATGGCTGGCATGGGTGTTGTCAGCCGTCTTTGCGGAGAAGAGTTTGGTTCTGCTCTCACCTTTGGTGCGGCAGGGAAAGCTTCGGCTCCGGGACAGGTTTCTGTAGAAAAATTAAAGAACGTTCTGACCTTGCTTCATGAGTGCAGGGCATAA
- a CDS encoding MFS transporter — translation MKNKYVKTAVSIYINYIIVGVSVIILSLNMDSLMAQWGTNKAGFGLVTSGIGIGKFVVLFISGMLSDRFGRKPFIVGGMIGFIVFFLGVMFSPTTSVAIVFAVVAGVANAMVDAGSYAALMEAYPESPGTANLIVKVFVAAGQFVLPVFVSFILANHLYFGISFYVLVAILGLNLLFMLKCKFPPLTKKGEGEKAVTAGPLMKEQPKLYLEGLALVLYGFTSTAGLTISQMWLPKIGEEVAGMSVTSSNAILSYFSIGTLVSVFVTAYLVKSKLRPAAVTFLYPVISIVMAAVWYLFPTPMVCSIAGFVMGYSIAGGILQMAITALSEFFPGNGGKCTGAVNSLNSIAIWTIPAITGMMADRNIKDIIILIGGICAVGAVLGFIAMVRDRRVFGR, via the coding sequence ATGAAAAATAAATATGTGAAAACTGCGGTTTCCATTTATATCAACTATATCATTGTAGGGGTCAGCGTGATCATTTTGTCACTGAATATGGACAGCCTGATGGCGCAGTGGGGAACCAATAAAGCAGGGTTTGGGCTGGTGACCAGCGGAATCGGAATCGGAAAATTTGTTGTGCTGTTCATTTCTGGAATGCTGTCTGACCGTTTTGGAAGAAAACCGTTTATTGTAGGAGGAATGATTGGATTTATTGTATTCTTCCTGGGTGTGATGTTCAGTCCTACAACGTCTGTGGCGATCGTATTTGCCGTTGTGGCAGGTGTTGCAAATGCCATGGTAGACGCAGGTTCCTATGCGGCATTGATGGAAGCTTACCCTGAGTCTCCGGGTACGGCAAACCTGATCGTAAAAGTATTCGTGGCAGCAGGCCAGTTTGTTTTGCCTGTCTTTGTGAGTTTTATTCTCGCAAACCATTTGTACTTTGGAATCTCATTTTATGTGCTTGTTGCGATTTTAGGACTGAATCTTTTATTTATGCTGAAATGCAAGTTCCCTCCGCTCACGAAAAAGGGGGAAGGGGAAAAAGCAGTAACCGCGGGACCGTTGATGAAAGAACAGCCGAAGCTTTATTTGGAGGGGCTGGCTTTAGTCCTCTACGGCTTTACTTCCACAGCCGGACTGACCATCAGCCAGATGTGGCTGCCTAAGATCGGAGAAGAGGTAGCAGGAATGTCGGTTACATCTTCCAATGCGATCCTTTCCTATTTTAGTATCGGAACCCTGGTCTCTGTGTTTGTCACAGCTTACCTTGTAAAATCGAAACTGCGTCCGGCGGCTGTCACCTTTTTATATCCGGTGATCTCCATCGTTATGGCAGCTGTCTGGTATCTGTTTCCGACACCGATGGTATGCAGCATTGCAGGTTTTGTCATGGGATACAGCATCGCAGGAGGGATCCTTCAGATGGCGATCACGGCTTTGTCTGAGTTCTTCCCTGGAAACGGCGGAAAATGTACGGGCGCTGTCAATTCATTGAACTCTATTGCAATCTGGACCATCCCTGCGATCACTGGAATGATGGCCGACCGCAATATCAAAGATATTATTATTCTGATCGGCGGAATCTGTGCCGTTGGAGCTGTTCTCGGTTTCATTGCCATGGTCCGTGACCGCAGAGTCTTCGGCCGCTGA
- a CDS encoding TRAP transporter small permease encodes MLKWLDENLEEFLMGAFLIGMVLIMGVQVLARYVFGASLSWSEEITRYLFIWSGFISVSYCTKKCISIKIEQFVAMFPRRGKAVFKVVNHTIELALFLYLIPYSVLYLKSAFESGQVSPACHIPMYYIQAAPLVSFLLVTFRILQRWIIEFKVAVGKDQEV; translated from the coding sequence ATGCTTAAGTGGTTAGATGAGAATTTAGAAGAGTTTTTAATGGGAGCCTTTTTGATCGGTATGGTACTGATCATGGGTGTCCAGGTTTTGGCACGCTATGTATTTGGGGCATCTCTTTCCTGGTCGGAGGAGATCACAAGATATCTGTTTATATGGTCCGGATTCATTAGTGTGAGTTATTGTACAAAAAAGTGCATCTCCATCAAAATTGAACAGTTTGTCGCAATGTTTCCGAGAAGAGGAAAAGCAGTCTTTAAAGTAGTGAATCACACCATTGAGCTGGCATTGTTCCTATATTTGATCCCGTACTCCGTTCTCTATTTAAAAAGTGCGTTTGAAAGCGGACAAGTGAGTCCGGCCTGTCACATTCCTATGTATTACATACAGGCGGCACCGCTGGTCAGCTTCTTGCTGGTGACTTTCCGCATTTTGCAGAGATGGATCATTGAGTTTAAAGTGGCGGTTGGAAAGGATCAGGAGGTGTAG
- a CDS encoding TRAP transporter large permease: protein MSALSVFVIFFLCLIIAIPISIGLGIVSVLPGIFDPSFTASGQFVIRSMLGGIDSFPLLAVPMFVLSGMVMAKGGISKKIFDVFVFFIGKFTAGMPCAVIVTCLFYGAISGSAPATVAAVGSMTIPILIKLGYDKKFATAIVAVSGGLGVIIPPSIPFIMYGMASGQSVSDLFIAGILPGIFIGLLLMVYAVFYCRKHGEDKEKIQKEVQALHDKGLLTVLKDSFFALLSPVIILGCIYTGVASPTEAAVISVFYSVFVSLFVYKSIHVKDLWGVMIEGIHTYAPILFILAASVAFSRVLTLMQVPQTVSEWILGTFHNGVVVLLVINVFLLLVGMVMDTTPAILILTPILMPIAVGVGMNPIHFGVMMVVNLAIGFVTPPIGVNLFVASSLTQIPVVDIAKKAMPLILCFLVALLLITFIPQISLALL from the coding sequence ATGTCAGCGTTGTCAGTATTTGTTATTTTCTTTTTATGTTTGATTATTGCGATACCGATTTCTATTGGACTGGGTATTGTTTCGGTACTGCCAGGAATTTTTGACCCTTCTTTTACGGCCAGCGGCCAGTTTGTTATCCGTTCTATGTTGGGAGGGATTGATAGTTTTCCTCTGTTGGCGGTTCCAATGTTTGTCTTGTCAGGCATGGTCATGGCAAAGGGAGGTATCTCTAAGAAGATTTTTGATGTATTTGTATTTTTTATTGGGAAATTTACAGCAGGTATGCCTTGTGCTGTCATCGTTACCTGTTTGTTTTATGGAGCAATCTCAGGTTCTGCACCGGCCACAGTGGCAGCGGTGGGAAGTATGACCATTCCGATTTTAATTAAGCTTGGTTATGATAAAAAATTTGCTACAGCAATCGTTGCGGTTTCAGGAGGATTAGGTGTTATTATTCCTCCTAGTATTCCTTTTATTATGTATGGTATGGCATCCGGACAGTCTGTCAGCGATCTGTTTATCGCCGGAATTCTTCCCGGGATTTTTATCGGACTGCTTCTGATGGTATATGCTGTTTTTTATTGCAGGAAGCATGGTGAAGATAAAGAAAAGATCCAGAAAGAAGTACAGGCGCTTCATGACAAAGGGCTGCTTACTGTGCTGAAAGACAGTTTTTTTGCACTGTTAAGTCCCGTCATTATCCTTGGATGTATTTATACTGGTGTGGCATCCCCTACAGAAGCAGCTGTTATTTCTGTTTTTTATTCTGTATTCGTAAGTTTATTTGTCTACAAGAGTATCCATGTAAAAGATTTATGGGGAGTTATGATCGAGGGAATTCATACCTATGCACCTATTTTATTTATATTGGCCGCATCCGTAGCATTTTCAAGAGTCCTGACTCTGATGCAGGTGCCTCAGACGGTCAGTGAATGGATCCTCGGAACCTTCCACAATGGAGTCGTGGTCCTGCTGGTGATCAATGTCTTTTTGCTGCTTGTGGGAATGGTGATGGATACAACACCGGCGATCCTTATTCTAACGCCTATTTTGATGCCGATTGCTGTAGGCGTGGGCATGAATCCAATCCATTTCGGCGTGATGATGGTAGTCAACCTGGCGATTGGTTTTGTAACTCCGCCCATCGGAGTCAATTTGTTTGTGGCTTCATCCCTGACGCAGATCCCGGTAGTGGATATCGCAAAGAAGGCAATGCCACTGATCCTTTGTTTCCTTGTGGCTTTGTTACTTATTACATTTATACCACAGATCAGCCTGGCGCTGTTATAG
- a CDS encoding TRAP transporter substrate-binding protein, translating into MKRIIRFGIAALCVVSVLALSGCKKKSDDGVQRYAWPLGTSSPEDTVTQLYSQKFADEVNRLSKGKMKIEVYPNSTLGGDRELLESCSDGDIPFVVQNTAPQVTFMPDTAVFDLPSAFTTIEEARAAVDNPVFYKKMEKVYEKGGFKLLGYADQGFRVMSTNKEVKSIDDFKGQKIRTMENSYHMDFWKALKANPTPMTFSEVYIGLQQKTIDAQENPYEVIVSSKLYEQQDYVVETNHLPHYISLIVSDEFYKDLPKDQQKIIEEAAETAKEYARKASDERIEDRMKVIKDSGTKIVTLDKKTQEDVRKAASDIYKSIKENVSKDIFNAYLNQN; encoded by the coding sequence ATGAAAAGAATAATAAGATTTGGTATTGCGGCTTTATGTGTCGTCTCTGTCTTGGCTCTTAGCGGATGCAAGAAGAAAAGTGATGACGGTGTGCAGCGGTATGCGTGGCCTCTTGGAACTTCCAGCCCGGAGGATACCGTGACGCAGCTATATTCTCAGAAGTTTGCAGATGAAGTAAACAGATTGAGCAAAGGGAAAATGAAGATTGAGGTATATCCAAACAGTACGCTGGGGGGAGACAGGGAACTGCTGGAGAGCTGTTCTGACGGTGATATTCCTTTTGTTGTGCAAAATACGGCACCTCAGGTTACTTTTATGCCGGATACCGCTGTCTTTGATTTGCCAAGTGCCTTTACTACGATTGAAGAGGCAAGAGCTGCCGTAGACAATCCTGTTTTTTATAAGAAGATGGAAAAGGTTTATGAAAAAGGTGGATTTAAGCTGCTTGGTTATGCGGATCAGGGATTTCGTGTCATGTCTACCAACAAAGAGGTGAAGTCGATTGATGACTTTAAAGGACAGAAAATCCGTACCATGGAAAACAGCTACCATATGGATTTCTGGAAGGCACTGAAAGCCAATCCGACACCAATGACGTTCAGTGAAGTTTATATTGGGCTTCAGCAGAAGACTATTGACGCACAGGAAAATCCATACGAAGTTATCGTGTCCAGTAAACTTTATGAGCAGCAGGACTATGTGGTGGAGACAAATCATCTGCCCCATTATATTTCTCTGATTGTAAGTGATGAATTTTATAAAGACCTTCCGAAGGATCAGCAGAAGATTATTGAGGAGGCGGCAGAGACGGCAAAGGAATATGCAAGGAAAGCTTCGGATGAACGGATTGAGGACCGGATGAAGGTCATAAAAGACAGTGGTACGAAGATTGTGACGCTGGATAAGAAAACTCAGGAGGACGTAAGGAAAGCGGCTTCCGACATATATAAAAGCATTAAGGAAAATGTATCAAAAGATATTTTTAATGCATATTTGAATCAGAATTAA
- a CDS encoding shikimate dehydrogenase, whose product MAERITGHTELIGLMAYPIRHSSSPAMHNEAFAQLGLDYAYLAFEVTNETLEDAVKGLRALQLKGSNVSMPNKTVVGQYLDELSPAAKLCGAVNTIVNENGKLIGHITDGIGYMASLKDNGIDVIGKKMTIAGAGGAATAIEIQAALDGVKEMSIFNIKDKFWENAEKTIEKIRSNTDCVVNLYDLDDKEKLKEEIADSYLFAQATGVGMKPLEGQSIIPDTSFLRPDLIVTDTVYAPRQTKLLEQAKEAGCKCMNGLGMMLFQGDAAFHLWTGKHMPIEHMKEVLDIRY is encoded by the coding sequence ATGGCAGAAAGAATTACAGGACATACAGAATTGATCGGGCTGATGGCATATCCGATCAGACACTCCAGTTCACCTGCAATGCACAATGAGGCATTTGCACAGCTGGGACTCGATTATGCGTATCTTGCATTTGAGGTGACCAATGAGACCCTTGAAGATGCAGTGAAAGGACTTCGTGCCCTGCAGCTGAAGGGCTCCAATGTATCCATGCCGAATAAAACGGTAGTAGGACAATATTTGGACGAACTTTCACCTGCGGCCAAACTTTGCGGTGCGGTAAATACCATTGTGAATGAGAACGGAAAGCTCATCGGACATATTACGGATGGAATTGGCTATATGGCATCATTAAAGGACAACGGAATTGATGTCATCGGAAAGAAAATGACCATTGCCGGAGCCGGCGGTGCTGCCACGGCTATTGAGATCCAGGCGGCGCTGGACGGAGTAAAGGAAATGTCGATCTTTAATATCAAAGATAAGTTTTGGGAAAACGCTGAGAAGACCATTGAAAAAATCAGATCAAATACAGACTGTGTAGTAAATCTTTATGATTTGGATGACAAAGAGAAGTTGAAGGAAGAAATCGCTGACAGCTATCTTTTTGCACAGGCAACAGGGGTGGGAATGAAACCTCTGGAAGGGCAGTCGATCATACCTGACACCTCATTTTTGAGACCGGATCTGATTGTGACAGATACTGTATATGCACCGAGGCAGACAAAACTCTTAGAGCAGGCAAAAGAAGCCGGATGTAAATGTATGAATGGATTGGGAATGATGCTGTTTCAAGGGGATGCAGCTTTTCATTTATGGACAGGAAAACATATGCCGATAGAACATATGAAAGAAGTTTTGGATATCCGTTATTAA
- a CDS encoding AraC family transcriptional regulator, giving the protein MFLEEYREKVRTPIFEPAHSPKICRLSHSYNNPTWNYQYHLHKNETELVYISKGCGTYVINTNSYQLKKGMILIVEQGAIHSLFSDEHDPLSCWTCAISDYKLCCRSDHGFMLPANVCPAMDSGIHENYIHRLFEELDLLRRFSSDTHLAACDALAVSLASIYLELFLADPKTERHKDSSFARDILIYINENYASQITLKKLAEQFHISTDHISHEFSKVYGISPINYVIDRRLNEAKWMLINTSDSLVSIAKKIGYENTNHFSKLFQKRMQYPPLKFRELYQHKVSNMKKNQ; this is encoded by the coding sequence ATGTTCTTAGAGGAATATCGCGAGAAAGTAAGGACCCCAATATTTGAGCCGGCTCATTCTCCAAAAATCTGCCGCTTATCACACAGCTATAATAATCCAACTTGGAATTACCAGTACCATTTACATAAAAATGAGACCGAACTGGTCTATATTTCAAAAGGATGCGGGACTTATGTCATCAATACCAATTCCTATCAATTGAAAAAAGGAATGATTCTTATTGTAGAACAAGGTGCCATCCATTCCCTGTTTTCTGATGAACATGATCCTCTGAGCTGCTGGACCTGCGCCATTTCAGATTACAAATTATGCTGCCGGTCCGATCATGGATTTATGCTGCCAGCCAATGTTTGTCCTGCCATGGATTCCGGCATACATGAAAACTATATTCACCGTCTGTTTGAGGAGTTAGACTTACTGAGGAGGTTTTCTTCCGATACTCATCTGGCAGCCTGTGATGCTTTGGCTGTTTCACTGGCAAGCATTTATCTTGAACTTTTCCTTGCCGATCCAAAAACTGAGCGTCATAAAGATTCTTCTTTTGCCCGTGATATTTTAATTTATATTAATGAAAATTACGCCTCACAAATCACTTTAAAAAAACTAGCTGAACAATTTCACATAAGCACAGATCATATCAGCCATGAGTTTTCCAAGGTATATGGGATCTCACCAATCAATTATGTAATTGACCGCAGACTGAATGAGGCAAAATGGATGCTGATCAATACATCCGATTCACTGGTCTCCATTGCTAAAAAAATCGGATATGAGAACACCAATCATTTTTCAAAACTTTTTCAGAAGAGAATGCAGTATCCGCCACTCAAATTCCGAGAACTGTATCAGCACAAAGTTTCCAACATGAAGAAAAACCAATGA
- a CDS encoding MFS transporter, translating to MKQEKRYKHLYPTAFMLYVTFFVHGFGAAIIGQNVTSLQQQWGTTAAGVVAVTSALGIGRLITYPFSGALSDRFGRRPITLIGSFVYVLFFAGILVSPNAQVGYFVAMLCGVANGFLDSGVIPGAMEILEDSGLASILTKLVISIAQYILPMMIAYLLANDMWYGWTFVFCIIILIVNALLLTRAKFAPQPKVETENGEKIKGFVGVSKASKFAVEGIALIVIGYTCTATFQIFLAVNKSYGMDVLGMTEGAAGQIQSMYSLGSILMVVATTFLLKWIKPVKFILICPIIAGATEFLMFISRNATLAVAGGFIVGATAAGGVLQLVTATMTDLFPASKAKCVSAVMIAGALSQFSATVMASKLAAMFGMEYSLLVAVGFTVLGIVLAVVVNIRYSIIEKSLAAEGKSL from the coding sequence ATGAAACAGGAAAAACGTTATAAGCATTTGTATCCAACAGCATTTATGCTGTACGTTACATTCTTTGTCCATGGTTTTGGAGCAGCAATCATAGGACAGAATGTAACTTCCCTTCAGCAGCAGTGGGGGACCACAGCGGCCGGAGTTGTTGCCGTGACATCAGCGCTTGGAATCGGACGTCTGATTACATATCCGTTTTCAGGTGCACTGTCTGACCGGTTCGGAAGAAGACCTATTACTTTGATCGGAAGTTTTGTCTACGTCTTGTTCTTTGCTGGAATCCTTGTATCTCCAAATGCCCAGGTCGGCTATTTTGTCGCGATGCTCTGCGGTGTTGCCAATGGATTTTTGGACTCCGGTGTTATTCCGGGGGCGATGGAAATTCTGGAGGATTCAGGACTAGCAAGTATCCTTACAAAGCTGGTCATCTCGATTGCCCAGTATATTCTGCCGATGATGATTGCCTATCTGCTGGCAAACGATATGTGGTATGGGTGGACATTTGTCTTTTGTATTATTATCTTGATCGTAAATGCACTGCTGCTGACGAGAGCCAAGTTTGCACCGCAGCCGAAAGTAGAGACAGAAAACGGTGAGAAAATAAAAGGTTTTGTGGGAGTTTCCAAGGCTTCTAAATTTGCAGTGGAAGGAATTGCGCTGATCGTTATCGGTTACACCTGTACAGCCACATTCCAGATCTTTTTGGCTGTAAATAAAAGCTATGGGATGGACGTTCTTGGAATGACAGAAGGGGCTGCCGGGCAGATCCAGTCTATGTATTCTTTAGGTTCCATTCTTATGGTCGTAGCGACAACATTTCTGCTGAAATGGATCAAACCCGTCAAATTTATTTTGATCTGTCCGATCATAGCAGGAGCGACAGAATTTTTAATGTTTATTTCCAGAAACGCTACTTTGGCAGTGGCAGGCGGTTTCATTGTCGGCGCTACGGCAGCAGGGGGTGTGCTTCAGCTGGTGACAGCTACAATGACAGACTTATTTCCGGCTTCCAAGGCGAAATGTGTCAGTGCAGTTATGATTGCAGGGGCTCTTTCCCAGTTTTCGGCAACTGTAATGGCAAGTAAACTAGCTGCAATGTTTGGTATGGAATATTCCCTTCTGGTAGCTGTAGGATTTACTGTTTTAGGAATTGTTCTGGCGGTTGTTGTAAATATCCGCTATTCAATCATTGAAAAGTCTTTGGCAGCAGAAGGAAAGAGTCTGTAA
- a CDS encoding acyl CoA:acetate/3-ketoacid CoA transferase: protein MRKPEKKGTKVQVMTAREAVELIDDGDTLAVCGAGGGIVDPSSLIEALKDRYVETKEPKNLTLWHSSGLGDRGDRGMSPLAQKGMVKRAIGGHWGQSPRLAEMAEKNEIEAYNFPQGVMAQLVRSAAAGHPGILSHVGLGTFVDPRNEGGKLNDVTQEDLIRLMEIEGKEWLFYPAVPLDVCFIRATTVDTEGYASLEDEITYMDILATAQAVHNNGGLVILQAKRVVKAGSIHPKKVTIPGYLVDVVVVNPEQEQLYNGSDRFFSGDYTAEDGEVEPLLLDQRKVVARRALMEIAPGNVGNVGVGIADGIGTVAREEGVGDKFTLTVETGPVGGATAQGIFFGASINSKALMSMPAQFDFYDGGGLEVAFLSFAELDAKGNVNVHKFNGKIMGTGGFVNICAGSKKVVLCGTLRAGGLKTEVGDGKIKIQQEGKFEKMVPECSEITFSGEQALKQGQEVVFITERAVFCLTEEGVVLTEAAPGVDIKKDIIDQMGFEPIVSENLKQMDQRIFTEGVMGIHDEFMKGSF, encoded by the coding sequence ATGCGTAAACCAGAAAAAAAGGGCACGAAAGTGCAGGTTATGACTGCAAGAGAGGCTGTAGAATTAATAGATGACGGAGATACTCTGGCAGTTTGCGGAGCCGGAGGAGGCATCGTAGATCCGTCTTCATTGATCGAAGCTCTGAAAGACAGATATGTGGAGACAAAGGAGCCCAAAAATTTGACGCTGTGGCATTCCAGCGGATTAGGAGACCGTGGGGACCGCGGAATGTCACCGCTGGCTCAAAAAGGCATGGTGAAGCGTGCGATCGGAGGACACTGGGGGCAGTCACCGCGTCTGGCTGAGATGGCAGAGAAAAATGAGATTGAAGCCTATAATTTTCCGCAGGGAGTCATGGCACAGCTGGTCAGAAGCGCAGCCGCCGGCCATCCCGGTATTTTATCTCATGTGGGGCTTGGAACCTTTGTGGATCCTAGAAATGAAGGCGGTAAATTAAATGATGTGACACAAGAAGATCTCATCCGTCTGATGGAGATAGAAGGGAAGGAGTGGCTGTTTTATCCGGCAGTTCCTTTAGATGTATGCTTTATACGTGCTACAACTGTGGACACAGAAGGTTATGCTTCTCTGGAAGATGAGATTACTTATATGGATATTCTGGCAACGGCCCAGGCAGTCCATAACAATGGAGGTCTTGTGATTCTGCAGGCAAAACGTGTCGTAAAAGCCGGAAGCATCCATCCGAAAAAAGTGACCATTCCTGGATATCTTGTAGATGTTGTCGTTGTAAATCCGGAGCAGGAACAGCTTTACAATGGCTCTGACCGGTTCTTTTCCGGAGACTATACTGCAGAGGATGGAGAAGTAGAACCTCTTCTGCTGGACCAGAGGAAAGTTGTTGCACGGCGTGCTCTGATGGAGATCGCACCGGGCAACGTGGGCAATGTAGGTGTAGGAATCGCCGATGGTATCGGAACAGTTGCAAGAGAAGAAGGAGTAGGAGATAAATTTACACTGACCGTAGAGACTGGCCCGGTGGGAGGTGCTACTGCCCAGGGAATTTTCTTTGGAGCAAGTATTAACTCAAAGGCGCTGATGTCTATGCCGGCGCAGTTTGACTTTTATGACGGAGGCGGACTGGAGGTAGCTTTCTTAAGCTTTGCTGAGCTGGATGCAAAAGGAAATGTCAACGTACATAAATTTAACGGAAAGATTATGGGAACCGGAGGGTTTGTAAATATTTGTGCAGGTTCTAAAAAAGTGGTACTGTGCGGAACACTGCGTGCCGGTGGACTGAAGACAGAAGTCGGTGACGGGAAAATAAAGATCCAACAGGAAGGAAAATTTGAAAAAATGGTTCCTGAATGTTCTGAGATTACGTTCAGCGGAGAACAGGCATTAAAGCAGGGGCAGGAAGTCGTATTTATCACAGAGCGGGCCGTATTCTGTCTCACAGAAGAAGGTGTTGTCCTTACAGAGGCTGCTCCGGGTGTAGATATCAAAAAAGATATCATAGATCAGATGGGATTTGAACCAATTGTTTCAGAAAATCTGAAACAGATGGATCAAAGAATCTTTACCGAAGGAGTCATGGGTATTCATGATGAGTTCATGAAAGGTTCATTTTAG